A single genomic interval of Lentimicrobium saccharophilum harbors:
- a CDS encoding BamA/OMP85 family outer membrane protein translates to MKLKLRLTAITLLLFQFTSFGQIRLGDDLSEIDYSNPREYIIGGVTVTGVQYLDHNVLIMLSGLQVADRIEIPGDKIRKAIEKLWAQGLFENVRISATRFSDDLVFLNIDLQERPRLSKFSFKGVKKSEADDLRDKIKLVKGDVVTDNVIIRTSNIIKKHFTGKGFLNTEVEIEQVRDSVKSNEISLVINIDKNNKVRIDRINFTGNENLNDTRLKRTLKNTKDKGVFRPFNALDQLVTKTPRKALTLNADTLINFGADVINENFRFRIFKSSKFIRDDFKEDLNSLIAKYNNEGYRDAAIVSDSVYRSGPRTISIDIAIDEGRRYYFGDIKWVGNTKYSAEQLNEVLKIRRGDIYNQSELDANLNYNPNEIDISTLYLDDGYLFFSVTPVEVRVENDTIDMEMRIREGKQATINKVIVKGNTRTNDHVVMRELRTRPGQMFSRSDIIRTTRELAQLRYFDPEKIVPTPIPNPNDGTVDIEYKVEETSSDQIELSGGWGYGRVVGTLGLSFNNFSARKIFQGSAWRPIPSGDGQKLSLRMQSYGKGYLSYSASFTEPWLGGKKPNSFSVSYYHSLYSNGLARSSENYQSFKIDGFMLMLGKRLAWPDDYFTLMQRISIQTYRLNNYGSIFAFGNGNGKYNNYSYGVTFARNSIDSPIFQRSGSEVSLSLDVTPPYSLFSDKDYASMADEDKFKWIEYHKWKINFSLYRQIIGNLVLSARTKYGFLGSYNSDIGITPFDRFYLGGDGLSGYNNLDGREIIGMRGYSNESLTPDYYKNKNVGGTIYNKTTLELRYPLSLNPSATIYVMTFLEAGNAWKDFRSFNPFALKRSAGVGVRVFLPMFGLLGLDWGYGFDDIPGLPSANKGQFHFSINQSID, encoded by the coding sequence ATGAAATTGAAACTCCGCCTCACTGCAATCACACTGCTTTTATTCCAGTTCACTTCGTTTGGCCAGATCAGGCTGGGGGATGATTTAAGCGAAATCGACTATTCGAATCCCCGCGAGTATATTATCGGTGGCGTAACTGTTACCGGGGTGCAGTACCTTGATCATAATGTGCTTATCATGCTTTCAGGCCTTCAGGTTGCCGACCGCATCGAAATCCCCGGCGATAAAATCCGGAAGGCCATTGAAAAACTCTGGGCACAAGGGCTTTTTGAAAATGTCAGAATCTCCGCCACCCGCTTTTCCGATGACCTTGTATTCCTGAACATCGACCTGCAGGAACGGCCCCGCCTGAGCAAGTTCTCATTTAAAGGAGTCAAAAAGTCGGAAGCCGATGACCTGCGCGACAAAATCAAACTGGTGAAAGGCGATGTGGTAACCGATAATGTGATTATCCGCACTTCGAACATCATCAAGAAACACTTTACGGGTAAAGGATTCCTTAACACCGAAGTGGAAATAGAACAGGTCAGGGACAGTGTGAAGTCAAACGAGATCAGCCTGGTCATCAACATCGACAAAAACAATAAAGTCCGCATCGACAGGATCAATTTCACGGGGAATGAAAATCTGAACGACACCCGTTTGAAGCGGACCTTGAAAAATACCAAGGACAAGGGTGTTTTCCGTCCCTTTAACGCGCTTGATCAACTGGTGACAAAAACGCCGCGCAAGGCGCTCACCCTGAACGCAGACACCCTGATCAATTTTGGAGCTGACGTCATCAATGAGAATTTCAGGTTCAGGATTTTCAAGTCTTCGAAGTTTATCCGCGACGACTTTAAGGAAGACCTTAACAGCCTGATCGCCAAATATAATAATGAAGGATACCGGGATGCAGCCATTGTATCAGATTCCGTTTACCGCTCAGGGCCAAGGACCATTTCGATAGATATCGCTATTGATGAAGGCCGCAGGTATTATTTCGGCGACATCAAGTGGGTCGGTAATACAAAATACTCGGCCGAGCAGTTGAACGAAGTGCTGAAAATACGACGCGGCGACATTTACAACCAAAGCGAGCTGGACGCCAACCTCAATTACAATCCCAACGAAATTGACATCAGCACTTTATACCTTGATGACGGATACCTGTTCTTCTCGGTCACCCCGGTTGAAGTCAGGGTGGAGAATGACACCATCGATATGGAGATGCGCATCCGCGAAGGCAAACAGGCCACCATCAACAAGGTAATTGTAAAAGGCAACACCCGTACCAACGACCATGTGGTGATGCGTGAGCTGCGCACCCGTCCCGGACAGATGTTCAGCCGTTCCGACATCATCCGCACCACCCGCGAGCTGGCACAGCTGCGCTATTTCGACCCTGAAAAAATCGTACCCACCCCTATCCCCAATCCCAATGACGGGACAGTGGATATAGAATACAAGGTTGAAGAAACATCATCCGACCAGATCGAACTTTCGGGCGGCTGGGGTTATGGCAGGGTGGTAGGAACCCTCGGGCTTTCGTTCAACAATTTTTCGGCGCGTAAAATTTTCCAGGGCAGCGCCTGGCGGCCGATCCCTTCGGGCGACGGACAGAAACTGAGCCTGCGCATGCAATCATACGGCAAAGGATACCTCAGTTACAGCGCCTCCTTTACCGAGCCCTGGCTGGGCGGTAAAAAGCCCAACTCATTCAGCGTAAGCTATTATCACTCGCTTTATTCCAATGGATTGGCCAGAAGCAGCGAAAACTACCAGTCGTTCAAGATCGACGGTTTTATGCTGATGCTTGGCAAACGCCTCGCCTGGCCTGACGACTATTTTACCCTGATGCAGCGTATTAGCATTCAGACCTACCGGCTGAACAACTACGGCAGTATTTTCGCTTTCGGCAACGGCAACGGGAAGTACAACAACTACAGCTACGGCGTTACATTCGCCCGTAACTCCATCGACAGCCCGATATTCCAGCGCTCGGGCTCCGAAGTTTCGCTCAGCCTCGACGTTACCCCTCCCTACTCGCTCTTCAGCGACAAGGATTACGCTTCCATGGCCGATGAAGACAAATTTAAATGGATAGAGTACCATAAGTGGAAAATTAATTTCTCGCTCTACCGCCAGATCATTGGCAACCTGGTACTCAGCGCCCGCACCAAATACGGGTTCCTGGGATCGTATAACAGCGACATCGGAATAACGCCATTCGACCGCTTTTACCTCGGCGGCGACGGTCTTTCGGGATACAACAACCTCGACGGTCGCGAAATCATCGGGATGCGGGGCTACTCAAATGAAAGCTTAACGCCTGACTATTACAAGAACAAGAATGTCGGAGGAACCATCTACAACAAAACCACGCTTGAGCTCCGGTATCCCCTTTCGCTTAATCCGAGTGCCACCATCTACGTAATGACTTTCCTGGAAGCAGGAAACGCCTGGAAAGATTTCAGGAGTTTCAACCCCTTCGCGTTGAAACGCTCGGCCGGTGTCGGCGTTCGGGTATTCCTGCCGATGTTCGGTCTGCTGGGACTTGACTGGGGCTATGGATTCGATGACATCCCCGGATTGCCTTCGGCCAACAAAGGGCAGTTCCACTTCAGCATTAATCAGAGTATAGATTAA
- a CDS encoding OmpH family outer membrane protein, translated as MKRTLFIAVIAVFTTAFASAQKFAYVDSEFILENIPEYADAKTEIDELSMQWQKDIEAKFAEIDQLYKNFKAEAVLLPDDIKNKREEEIITKERAAKDLQRQRFGNNGDLFKRRQELIKPIQEKIYAAIESIAATDNYAVIFDKAGSVSMMYTNPRYDISEEVLDKMGYSYQSRQ; from the coding sequence ATGAAAAGGACACTATTCATTGCAGTTATTGCTGTTTTCACCACCGCATTCGCATCAGCGCAGAAATTTGCCTATGTCGACAGTGAGTTTATTCTGGAAAATATTCCTGAATATGCCGATGCAAAAACCGAGATCGATGAACTTTCAATGCAGTGGCAGAAAGATATTGAAGCCAAATTTGCTGAAATTGACCAGCTCTATAAAAACTTCAAAGCCGAGGCTGTGCTGTTACCGGACGACATTAAAAACAAACGCGAAGAGGAAATCATTACCAAGGAACGGGCAGCCAAAGATCTGCAGCGTCAGCGGTTCGGCAACAACGGCGACCTCTTCAAACGCCGCCAGGAACTGATTAAGCCCATTCAGGAGAAAATATATGCAGCCATCGAGTCCATCGCGGCTACGGATAATTACGCCGTAATTTTTGACAAGGCCGGCAGCGTTTCCATGATGTACACCAATCCAAGGTACGACATCAGCGAAGAAGTGCTCGACAAAATGGGTTACTCCTATCAAAGCAGGCAGTAA